ACATAGCTTTTCTATCTCCTCTTGTTTGAGAAGGATCTGAGAAGATCTGATTATCCACAACTCAAAATAATTTTGTACCGCGTATCCCTTGCTCCCATACTTGTTGACAAAACTACCCGCAAAAGAAGGGTGTGACAACTTACGTTAGCCTATCGACTGCTCTCCATTTTATCAGCGATAGCTCTGCGCTATGGCATCACAGGATGAGGCTTGAAACTTGATCGCGCTTCATATGAAAGACTTGTGAGAGGGACGCACGGCGTCTCTCTAGTCGTCTCACGGTCAGCAACAAAATATTCATCACGGAAAAGTAGCATGCTCACCAAAATTTTAAATATATTTTCTAAAAATTATACCGCAAGCTGGATAAATGACTGGAAAGATCCAGTTCCAGCTGCTCGGAGAAGGGCGAAGTGTGGATGGGATGCACCCTTATCCGGGGGACTATGAACCGTGGTGAGAGGTATGTTAGCTAAAGCTATGAAAATGAAAAAGAACAAGCGCGGTGAGATGGGCGTCGGGACGATGATCATTTTTATCGCCATGATCCTCGTCGCGGCAGTGGCGGCATCCGTCCTGATCAGCACCGCGAACACCGTGCGTGAACAAGCCCAGTCTACCGGAGAGGACGCCATAGCGAACGTCGCTTCTGGTTTTATCATCCAGGGCGTTATTGGGGAAGTAGCCGACAATGAGATAAACACCCTGACGGTGTATGTTAAGCTGGCAGCAGGCAGCCCTGCGATAGACATGAGCAAAGTCATCATTGTCTACACTGACGGATCCAGCGTCAGAGAGCTGCAGAACGATACCGATGTCAGCGAGACGACATACACCAGCGAGCCCGTTCCCCCAGGTACATGGGAATATGGCCGAGTCGCTTCTGGCGTACTTATGAAGATCACGATAGGGGACGACCTTGCTCTTGCACCAGGTACGCACGTCTTGATCAAGATCATGCCGCAGAACGGGCAGCCGACGGTGACGGAATTCACGACCCCAGAGACCTACGGGGCAGATTACATAATCCTCAGGTAAAGCTGCCGATATGGAGCGTGAATTATGAGTCGCTTAGGGAAACCTCTTCCCCCAATCTTTTTTTTCCTCTCACAGGCAAGCCTCTTCGCTGGGAGATCGAAAAAGAAAAAAGACGATCTCGATGCGGATTTAGAGATGGACCCCTGTGAGGATGCGGTAAAAGCACCGTCGGCAGTTCAAGAATCCCTAGCATCCAGGGTAGATTCTCTCGAAGGCGGGATGAAAGACGTATCTAACCAGATAAAGAATCTCGAGGGAGCGGTGAAGTCTTCAAAGAGCGGGATCGAGGAACTGAAGGAAGAAATCTCCAAGTTGAGCGAGACGGTGAAAGACCTTATGGCGGTCTATGAAGTCGTGAGCAGGGAGTACAACCCCTTCGTAGAGGTTGAAAATGAAAAAACAAAAACTCATTTCGGGCCGGCAGGCTGCAGCACCCTGAAGGGAATTAGCATCATCCCATCCCCTTCGGAAGGCACAAGCTTCAAAGACCTGGGCGGTACGAAGAAACTGGAACCGGTCGACAAGGTCGTCAGACCGGAATCCGATGTCGAAATGTTCCTCTTGAACATGCCTGGAGATGAGTGCAATAAAGGTAGGAATGAATCGACCGTAAATGTGGAAAGGAGGATGAAGTCTTTGGAAGGCGCAGGCAATGTAGGCAAGCCCTCGAGTCCTACGATTGACTTCAAAGATGCCGCATATATGTTACAAATGATGAAGCTGGTTGAGTTCCAACTTGAAAAAATATTCATATCGAGGGTTGAGTGCGGAAGGATTGACACTGATGACGTGATGCGTCTCGACTACTACCTGAAAGAGTTTAAGCGGGCAGGGATGGTCTGAGTGGGGCTGAGCCTTTCCGTATCCGCCGCCATCGTTTTCACTGCTGCGATGATATCCTTCGGCATTCTATTCAGTGCGGTTCTT
The DNA window shown above is from Methanomassiliicoccales archaeon and carries:
- a CDS encoding archaellin/type IV pilin N-terminal domain-containing protein, translated to MLAKAMKMKKNKRGEMGVGTMIIFIAMILVAAVAASVLISTANTVREQAQSTGEDAIANVASGFIIQGVIGEVADNEINTLTVYVKLAAGSPAIDMSKVIIVYTDGSSVRELQNDTDVSETTYTSEPVPPGTWEYGRVASGVLMKITIGDDLALAPGTHVLIKIMPQNGQPTVTEFTTPETYGADYIILR
- a CDS encoding flagella accessory protein C; amino-acid sequence: MDPCEDAVKAPSAVQESLASRVDSLEGGMKDVSNQIKNLEGAVKSSKSGIEELKEEISKLSETVKDLMAVYEVVSREYNPFVEVENEKTKTHFGPAGCSTLKGISIIPSPSEGTSFKDLGGTKKLEPVDKVVRPESDVEMFLLNMPGDECNKGRNESTVNVERRMKSLEGAGNVGKPSSPTIDFKDAAYMLQMMKLVEFQLEKIFISRVECGRIDTDDVMRLDYYLKEFKRAGMV